One stretch of Dyella jiangningensis DNA includes these proteins:
- the murD gene encoding UDP-N-acetylmuramoyl-L-alanine--D-glutamate ligase — protein MRIADLDGKRVAIWGFGREGRAAITAIRSRLPQLSLTLFCGEAETAAASAFDPLLVVRAQEPDAIALSSFDVVVKSPGISAYKPALVAAQEAGVRVTSGTALWFAERPDARVVAITGTKGKSTTTALLAHLARSLGVRTALAGNIGMPLLELVDASAELWAIEFSSFQTGEAGPVELGVITSLYEEHLDWHGSRERYIADKLKLADASRQLLVNAGQPYLLERTALHPRRRLFGQVEGWHVAGGFVRRGAQPVFDISRLRAPGEHNALNACAALTALDIMGFDALAAAEALASFRPLPHRLQPLGERDGFAWINDSIATTPQATLAALGSLAGKQVTVIVGGHDRGLDWHDFVAAMKAHAPHAIVAQGANGPRIAKALRDAGVAVEEADTLAAAAQRARVITPAGGTILLSPGAPSFDQFHDYAERGRRFAELAGFDGHDITGIDGMGVH, from the coding sequence CTGCGCATCGCCGATCTCGATGGCAAGCGCGTTGCCATCTGGGGTTTTGGCCGGGAAGGACGTGCCGCCATCACGGCGATCCGCTCACGCCTGCCGCAGCTGTCGTTGACGTTGTTCTGCGGCGAGGCCGAGACGGCCGCTGCGTCAGCGTTCGATCCACTGCTCGTGGTGCGCGCGCAGGAGCCCGATGCCATCGCACTGTCCTCGTTCGACGTGGTGGTGAAGTCGCCTGGCATCTCGGCTTACAAGCCGGCGCTGGTGGCCGCACAGGAAGCAGGCGTGCGCGTGACGTCCGGCACGGCGCTGTGGTTCGCCGAGCGACCCGATGCGCGCGTCGTCGCCATCACCGGCACCAAGGGCAAGAGCACGACGACGGCCTTGCTCGCGCACCTCGCGCGCAGCCTTGGCGTACGTACGGCGCTCGCCGGCAACATCGGCATGCCACTGCTGGAGCTGGTGGATGCCTCGGCCGAGCTGTGGGCGATCGAGTTCTCCAGCTTCCAGACGGGCGAAGCCGGCCCGGTCGAATTGGGCGTCATCACCAGCCTCTACGAAGAACATCTCGATTGGCACGGTTCGCGCGAGCGCTACATCGCCGACAAGCTGAAGCTCGCCGATGCGTCGAGGCAGTTGCTGGTGAATGCGGGGCAGCCGTATCTGCTGGAGCGTACCGCGCTGCATCCGCGTCGGCGCCTGTTCGGGCAGGTCGAGGGCTGGCATGTGGCGGGTGGCTTCGTCCGTCGCGGCGCACAACCGGTATTCGATATTTCGCGGCTGCGCGCGCCAGGCGAACACAATGCGCTAAACGCCTGCGCGGCATTGACGGCGCTCGACATCATGGGCTTCGACGCGCTCGCCGCCGCCGAAGCGCTGGCCAGCTTCCGGCCGTTGCCGCATCGCCTGCAGCCGCTGGGCGAGCGTGATGGCTTTGCCTGGATCAACGATTCGATCGCCACCACGCCGCAGGCCACCTTGGCCGCGCTGGGCAGCCTAGCCGGCAAGCAGGTCACGGTCATCGTGGGCGGTCATGACCGTGGGCTCGACTGGCACGACTTCGTGGCGGCCATGAAGGCGCATGCGCCGCATGCGATCGTGGCCCAGGGAGCCAATGGACCGCGCATCGCGAAGGCGCTGCGCGATGCGGGTGTTGCCGTGGAAGAGGCCGACACGCTCGCCGCCGCGGCGCAGCGCGCACGCGTCATTACTCCTGCAGGCGGCACGATCCTGTTGTCGCCGGGGGCGCCGAGCTTCGACCAGTTCCATGACTACGCCGAACGTGGCCGTCGCTTCGCCGAGCTGGCGGGCTTCGACGGGCACGACATCACCGGCATCGACGGCATGGGCGTGCACTGA
- a CDS encoding ThuA domain-containing protein gives MRRLLPILSCLLALVAAAAMASEPPPRMLIFSKTAGFRHASIPAAVATLQQLAADEGLAADHTEDAADFTPANLARYRVVVFASTTGDVLDAVQQNAMEGFMRHGGGFLGIHAAADTEYDWPWYGQLVGAYFHSHPAGLQSTRITPEPKGAPWSIRDELYNYRSNPRGHVRVVATLDESLYQGGTMGKDHPITWCHPFDGGRAWYTGLGHDPAVYTDANFLSMLRRGLRYVAGRSNDC, from the coding sequence ATGCGCCGCCTCCTTCCCATCCTCTCGTGCCTGCTCGCCCTCGTCGCCGCCGCGGCCATGGCGTCTGAGCCACCGCCACGCATGCTGATCTTCAGCAAGACCGCCGGTTTCAGGCATGCGTCGATCCCCGCCGCCGTAGCCACGCTGCAACAGCTGGCCGCCGATGAAGGCCTCGCCGCCGACCACACCGAGGACGCCGCCGACTTCACCCCGGCGAACCTGGCCCGCTATCGGGTCGTGGTGTTCGCCAGCACCACCGGCGACGTGCTCGACGCCGTGCAGCAGAACGCCATGGAAGGCTTCATGCGCCACGGCGGCGGATTCCTCGGCATCCATGCGGCCGCCGACACGGAATACGACTGGCCGTGGTATGGGCAACTGGTCGGCGCCTACTTCCACAGCCATCCGGCCGGCCTTCAATCCACGCGCATCACACCTGAGCCCAAGGGCGCGCCGTGGTCGATCCGCGACGAGCTCTACAACTACCGCAGCAACCCGCGAGGCCACGTGCGCGTCGTCGCCACGCTGGACGAAAGCCTCTACCAGGGCGGCACCATGGGCAAGGACCATCCGATCACGTGGTGCCACCCCTTCGACGGCGGGCGTGCCTGGTATACCGGACTGGGACACGATCCAGCCGTCTATACGGATGCCAACTTCCTGTCGATGCTGCGGCGCGGGCTACGCTATGTCGCGGGGCGCTCGAACGACTGTTGA
- a CDS encoding GNAT family N-acetyltransferase produces the protein MPVVSEIRLDDLRGPEIAALLQEHLDDMKLHSPPESIHALDLEKLRRPEITFWSLWQDGELLGCGALKRLDATQGEIKSMRTSHRHRRKGVAATMLQHILDEAKQRGYQRLSLETGSPAAFAPARELYARFGFRYCGPFADYVDDPYSVFMTREL, from the coding sequence ATGCCCGTGGTTTCTGAGATCCGCCTGGACGACTTGCGTGGCCCCGAAATCGCGGCGCTGCTGCAGGAGCACCTGGACGACATGAAGCTGCACTCGCCGCCGGAAAGCATCCACGCGCTCGATCTGGAGAAGTTGCGACGTCCGGAGATCACCTTCTGGTCGCTGTGGCAGGACGGCGAACTGCTCGGTTGCGGTGCCCTCAAGCGGCTCGATGCCACACAAGGCGAGATCAAGTCGATGCGCACCTCGCATCGCCATCGTCGCAAGGGCGTGGCCGCGACGATGCTGCAGCACATCCTGGATGAAGCGAAGCAGCGCGGGTACCAGCGCCTGAGCCTGGAAACGGGTTCGCCCGCAGCCTTCGCGCCCGCGCGTGAGCTGTACGCGAGGTTCGGCTTCCGCTACTGCGGTCCGTTTGCCGACTATGTGGACGATCCCTACAGCGTGTTCATGACGCGCGAGCTCTGA
- a CDS encoding DUF6632 domain-containing protein: MSDPSRLKWLRIALVVLGVLCLALYPLMRVWPSGWAWHEGYSDYPMMIVGIYATLGVFLIRAARDPFANLSLIWFTVWSSVVHGGIMAVQALSHAEHMGHLWGDVPALFIAAIVLAVLMPRPAKV; this comes from the coding sequence ATGAGCGATCCATCGCGTTTGAAGTGGCTGCGCATCGCCCTCGTGGTGCTAGGGGTTCTATGTCTGGCTCTCTATCCGCTGATGCGGGTTTGGCCGTCCGGATGGGCGTGGCACGAGGGCTACTCGGACTATCCGATGATGATCGTGGGCATCTACGCCACGCTGGGTGTGTTTCTCATACGCGCTGCACGCGATCCGTTCGCCAACCTCAGCCTGATCTGGTTCACCGTGTGGTCCAGCGTGGTGCATGGCGGGATCATGGCGGTGCAGGCGTTGAGCCATGCGGAGCACATGGGGCATCTGTGGGGTGATGTGCCGGCATTGTTCATCGCGGCCATCGTGCTGGCGGTGTTGATGCCGAGGCCGGCGAAAGTGTAG
- a CDS encoding M13 family metallopeptidase, producing MRQFRWILTAAALTSTCALAASPAEPVAAQAPARSASGIDLAGIDHSVKPGDDFDNYANGAWKKTAEIPADRSSTGVFLQVFLKAEQRNADLIKEAAASKAPAGSNERKIADYYAAFMDEATIEKRGLDPLKPELKAIDGIASKTDLARVLGEGLRADVDPVNATNFETEHLFGLFVSHGLEDASRNIPYLLQGGLGMPTRDYYLSQDKAMVDTRLKYQVYVAALLKQAGIADAEAKAKNILDLETKIAKAQVDIVDSQDIHKANNPWALGDFAKNAPGLDWNTYFKAAGLDQQKIVDVWQVPGIKGLSALTASERLQTWKDYLAFHALNESASLLPKAYADLSFGFYGQTLSGTPKQRDRWKRAIASTNVSLGDAVGQIYVKKYFPASSKAQVEQMVKNILAAFDERVDHLDWMTPATRQKAKAKIASIRVSVGYPETWRDYGTLEIKADDALGNLQRAKKHEYEHQLAKLSQPVDRGEWWMTPQTVNAVNLPLQNALNFPAAILEAPFFDPKADAAANYGSIGAVIGHEISHSFDNLGAEFDAQGNLANWWTPEDQAHFKAAGQKLVAQFNAYEALPGLHVNGLQTLGENIADVSGLTIAYLAYHKSLGGKPAPVIDGLTGDQRFFLAFGQSWREKIRDAALRARVVGNEHAPGRFRAQTVRNIDAWYDAFQPKPGETLYLAPADRVKIW from the coding sequence ATGCGGCAATTTCGTTGGATTCTCACGGCGGCTGCGCTGACCAGCACCTGCGCGCTGGCCGCTTCGCCGGCCGAACCCGTGGCGGCCCAGGCTCCGGCTCGCAGCGCCAGCGGCATCGATCTGGCCGGCATCGACCACAGCGTCAAGCCGGGCGACGACTTCGACAACTATGCCAATGGCGCCTGGAAGAAAACCGCCGAGATCCCGGCCGACCGTTCCAGCACGGGTGTGTTCCTGCAGGTATTCCTGAAGGCCGAACAGCGCAATGCCGACCTCATCAAGGAAGCGGCCGCCAGCAAGGCGCCGGCCGGCAGCAACGAGCGCAAGATCGCCGACTACTACGCCGCGTTCATGGACGAGGCGACCATCGAGAAACGCGGTCTGGACCCGCTGAAGCCCGAGCTGAAGGCCATCGACGGCATCGCCAGCAAGACCGATCTCGCCCGCGTGCTGGGCGAAGGCCTGCGCGCTGATGTCGATCCGGTGAACGCCACCAACTTCGAGACCGAGCACCTGTTCGGCCTGTTCGTCTCGCATGGCCTGGAAGACGCGTCGCGCAACATCCCCTACCTGCTGCAGGGCGGCCTCGGCATGCCCACGCGCGATTACTACCTGTCGCAGGACAAGGCGATGGTGGATACGCGCTTGAAATACCAGGTCTATGTCGCGGCCCTGCTCAAGCAGGCCGGCATCGCCGATGCGGAAGCCAAGGCCAAGAACATCCTGGACCTGGAAACCAAGATCGCCAAGGCGCAGGTCGACATCGTCGACAGCCAGGATATCCACAAGGCCAACAACCCGTGGGCGCTCGGCGACTTCGCCAAGAATGCACCCGGCCTGGACTGGAACACCTACTTCAAAGCGGCAGGTCTGGACCAGCAGAAGATCGTCGACGTGTGGCAGGTGCCGGGCATCAAGGGCCTGTCCGCGCTGACCGCCAGCGAGCGGCTGCAGACCTGGAAGGACTACCTTGCTTTCCATGCGCTCAATGAAAGCGCCAGCCTGCTGCCCAAGGCGTACGCCGACCTCAGCTTCGGCTTCTACGGCCAGACGCTGTCCGGCACGCCCAAGCAGCGCGACCGCTGGAAGCGCGCCATCGCCAGCACCAACGTGTCGCTGGGCGATGCGGTCGGCCAGATCTACGTGAAGAAGTACTTCCCCGCCTCGTCCAAGGCGCAGGTCGAGCAGATGGTGAAGAACATCCTCGCCGCCTTCGACGAGCGAGTGGATCACCTCGACTGGATGACGCCCGCCACCCGCCAGAAGGCCAAGGCCAAGATCGCCAGCATCCGCGTGAGCGTGGGCTATCCGGAAACCTGGCGCGACTACGGCACGCTCGAGATCAAGGCGGACGACGCGCTGGGCAACCTGCAGCGGGCGAAGAAACACGAGTACGAGCACCAGCTCGCCAAGCTCAGCCAGCCGGTGGATCGCGGCGAATGGTGGATGACGCCGCAGACGGTGAACGCGGTGAACCTGCCGCTGCAGAACGCGCTGAACTTCCCCGCTGCCATCCTCGAAGCACCGTTCTTCGATCCGAAGGCCGACGCGGCTGCCAACTATGGTTCGATCGGCGCGGTGATCGGTCATGAGATCAGCCACAGCTTCGACAACCTCGGCGCCGAATTCGACGCGCAGGGCAACCTGGCGAACTGGTGGACGCCCGAAGACCAGGCGCACTTCAAGGCCGCCGGCCAGAAGCTGGTGGCGCAGTTCAATGCGTATGAAGCCCTGCCCGGCCTGCACGTGAATGGCCTGCAGACGCTGGGCGAGAACATCGCCGACGTGTCGGGCCTCACCATCGCCTACCTCGCCTACCACAAGTCGCTAGGTGGCAAGCCGGCACCGGTGATCGACGGACTCACCGGCGACCAGCGCTTCTTCCTGGCCTTTGGCCAGAGCTGGCGCGAGAAGATCCGCGACGCCGCGCTGCGCGCCCGCGTGGTCGGCAACGAGCACGCGCCCGGCCGCTTCCGAGCGCAGACCGTGCGCAACATCGACGCCTGGTACGACGCGTTCCAGCCCAAGCCGGGCGAGACGCTGTACCTGGCGCCGGCGGATCGCGTGAAGATCTGGTAA
- a CDS encoding translocation/assembly module TamB domain-containing protein has protein sequence MNAATPATAPKPRRHWLRWTVLLLAALLLLLLLAVGWLVGTASGLRFALARAEGFTQGALTVQSAQGRLLGPLDLADVRYADGKGLDVKVAKAHLDFSVTTLLHKRAHVFDLNVDGVDVALPKSEETPDNQSSFSLQPPLDILLDRVHVGTVKITQAGKPLFASNTLDLAGSWTRRGIELRQLALRAPDGHADLTGTMGIGSKYRGDSKAAFAWTVSGTQYAGEVAVHGDGQQARLDLQLTQPMATRLQLQWAQGGDYAWTARLDAPRFDPKPLMGERSLTGLAVALDGKGDRRSGNLQGQLDLNDYQLQLRPLTARFSEDLKTLTIEQLALASPQFKGDVGAHGVVALGAQPLSADLTLDWKDVELPENLVGQVLQSHGSLRAKGSADQFHASGDLAIGAPGKLADVTLDLDGTQKQIDLHALTVKQPQGQMQAKGTLVLQPALGWQVEATANRFDPGHVLAKWNGSLDFDIASQGTLPQGHPDVTLDIRKFDGRLRERTVHGDGKLHLPPEGVVDGKLHLVSGGSDVQIDAKPGASNDATIKLAVATLGDWLPDSAGRLQGTIRVQGKYPKLAVDTHLQGSALSYAGQHIDSLRLLANVPDISRPGGKLDLQTSGVNAGGLAFTQVNVRGDGTAERHSLTLDAHGSPLSTDLALSGSLKGSAWSGTLSTLNIDLAGLPRWRLQQSTALSYNDGAMSLSELCLTAGDPLLCAAAKQDKAGNLDASYRLRSLPIALLMSAASTAKVPMRVEGSLEGDGNIRRNAAGALSGNASITSSHGSIAYADRPDEPLVTYNNLAANAQLSPSSQRIDLHAGLTNNGRLDGQVSISGAQQALAGQVSLHVSNLALLEIFTTEVVNPKGAINADFGLGGTVSQPAVNGQATISDFAAEIPAMGLKLSQGRVAVSTTDARHFRLDGTVHSGDGNLVLAGSAALGSDAQSLLSVKGSNFKAVDIPAAKVAISPDLAVRHDAKGLDITGSVALDSADVNLDKLPGAGATKASPDVVVIDDKQQEEQASHMPITASVTVKLGDKAHLVGMGLDGRLHGQLVVSERPGRATTGQGQIEVDGTYKAYGQNLQIERGQLLFATTPIDNPGLNIRAVRKLNPNATIDDGQKVGLYVAGTAQRPTLTVFSQPVMEQSDALSYLVTGKPLSQVKGGEGNMVGAAAQALGSATGNLLAKSIGSRLGFDDVGVSSSDALNGSSAFTVGKYLSPRLYLSYGVGLFDPGQVITLRYHFSQHWNFEAQNATEFNRASLNYRYER, from the coding sequence ATGAATGCCGCCACGCCTGCCACTGCGCCCAAGCCCCGCCGCCATTGGCTGCGCTGGACGGTGCTGTTGCTCGCGGCACTACTGCTGTTGCTGCTGCTCGCCGTGGGCTGGCTTGTCGGCACGGCCTCTGGCCTGCGTTTTGCGCTGGCGCGCGCCGAAGGATTCACGCAGGGCGCGCTCACCGTGCAATCCGCGCAAGGGCGCCTGCTCGGCCCGCTGGATCTTGCCGACGTGCGCTACGCCGACGGCAAGGGACTGGACGTGAAGGTGGCGAAGGCGCATCTCGATTTCAGCGTCACGACGCTGTTGCACAAGCGCGCACATGTATTCGACCTCAACGTGGACGGCGTGGATGTCGCCCTGCCCAAGAGCGAAGAGACACCGGACAACCAAAGCAGCTTTTCGCTGCAGCCGCCGCTCGATATCCTGCTCGACCGCGTGCACGTCGGTACGGTGAAAATCACGCAGGCGGGCAAGCCGCTGTTCGCTTCGAACACGCTCGACCTCGCCGGCAGCTGGACCCGTCGCGGTATCGAGCTGCGCCAGCTCGCCTTGCGCGCGCCGGACGGCCATGCCGATCTTACCGGCACCATGGGCATCGGCAGCAAATATCGCGGTGACAGCAAGGCGGCCTTCGCGTGGACGGTCAGCGGCACGCAATACGCAGGCGAAGTTGCCGTGCACGGCGACGGCCAGCAGGCGCGTCTCGACCTGCAGCTCACCCAACCCATGGCGACGCGCCTGCAACTGCAGTGGGCACAGGGCGGCGATTACGCATGGACTGCGCGACTCGATGCGCCGCGTTTCGACCCCAAGCCGCTGATGGGCGAACGCTCGCTGACCGGACTGGCCGTGGCGCTCGACGGCAAGGGTGATCGACGCAGCGGCAACCTGCAGGGCCAGCTGGACCTCAACGACTACCAGCTGCAGCTGCGGCCCCTCACCGCGCGCTTCAGTGAGGACCTCAAGACGCTGACGATCGAGCAGCTCGCGCTCGCCTCGCCACAGTTCAAGGGCGACGTCGGTGCGCATGGCGTGGTGGCTCTGGGCGCGCAGCCGTTGTCGGCCGACCTCACGCTCGACTGGAAAGATGTCGAATTGCCCGAGAACCTGGTTGGCCAGGTACTGCAGAGCCACGGCAGCCTCAGGGCCAAGGGCAGCGCCGACCAGTTCCACGCCAGTGGTGACCTCGCCATCGGTGCACCGGGCAAGCTTGCCGATGTCACGCTCGATCTGGATGGCACGCAGAAGCAGATCGACCTGCACGCGCTTACCGTCAAGCAACCGCAAGGGCAGATGCAGGCCAAGGGCACGCTGGTGCTGCAACCTGCGCTTGGGTGGCAGGTGGAAGCGACGGCGAATCGCTTTGATCCAGGACACGTGCTGGCCAAGTGGAATGGCTCGCTCGATTTCGACATCGCGTCACAGGGCACGCTGCCGCAAGGCCATCCCGACGTCACGCTCGATATCCGCAAGTTCGACGGGCGCCTGCGCGAACGCACCGTGCATGGTGACGGCAAGCTTCACCTGCCGCCGGAAGGCGTGGTCGACGGCAAGCTGCATCTCGTCTCCGGCGGCAGCGACGTGCAGATCGATGCGAAGCCTGGCGCCAGCAACGACGCCACCATCAAGCTCGCCGTGGCCACGTTGGGCGACTGGCTGCCCGATTCCGCCGGCCGTCTGCAGGGCACGATCCGCGTGCAGGGCAAGTACCCGAAGCTGGCCGTGGACACCCACCTGCAGGGCAGCGCGCTGAGTTATGCCGGCCAGCACATCGACAGCCTGCGCCTGCTCGCCAACGTACCCGACATCAGCCGGCCCGGCGGCAAGCTCGACCTGCAGACGAGCGGCGTCAACGCGGGCGGCCTCGCCTTCACCCAGGTAAACGTGCGCGGCGATGGCACGGCGGAGCGACACAGCCTCACGCTCGATGCGCATGGCTCGCCGCTGTCGACCGATCTCGCGCTGAGCGGCAGCCTCAAGGGTTCGGCGTGGAGCGGCACGCTCTCCACGCTCAACATCGATCTCGCCGGCCTGCCTCGCTGGCGGCTGCAGCAATCCACCGCGCTGTCGTACAACGACGGCGCGATGAGCCTGTCCGAGTTGTGCCTGACCGCGGGTGATCCGCTGTTGTGTGCCGCCGCCAAACAGGACAAGGCCGGCAACCTCGACGCCAGCTATCGCCTGCGCAGCCTGCCCATCGCCTTGCTGATGAGCGCGGCCAGCACGGCCAAGGTCCCGATGCGCGTGGAAGGCTCGCTGGAGGGCGATGGCAACATCCGCCGCAACGCGGCCGGCGCGCTCAGCGGCAACGCGTCCATTACCTCGTCGCACGGTTCCATCGCCTATGCCGACCGCCCCGACGAACCGCTGGTCACCTACAACAACCTCGCCGCCAATGCGCAGCTCAGCCCATCGAGCCAGCGCATCGACCTGCATGCGGGGTTGACCAACAACGGACGTCTGGACGGCCAGGTGAGCATCAGCGGTGCACAGCAGGCGCTGGCCGGGCAGGTGTCGCTGCACGTGAGCAACCTTGCCCTGCTCGAGATCTTCACCACCGAAGTGGTGAATCCCAAGGGCGCCATCAACGCCGACTTCGGTCTCGGCGGCACGGTGTCACAGCCGGCGGTGAACGGTCAGGCGACGATCAGCGATTTCGCCGCCGAGATCCCCGCGATGGGCCTCAAGCTGAGCCAGGGTCGCGTGGCGGTGAGCACCACCGACGCACGGCATTTCCGCCTCGATGGCACGGTGCATTCGGGCGACGGCAACCTGGTGCTTGCCGGCAGTGCGGCATTGGGCAGCGATGCACAAAGCCTGCTTTCGGTGAAGGGCAGCAACTTCAAGGCCGTCGATATTCCCGCCGCAAAGGTGGCGATCTCGCCCGACCTCGCCGTGCGGCACGACGCCAAGGGGCTGGACATCACCGGCAGCGTCGCGCTGGACAGCGCCGACGTAAACCTCGACAAGCTGCCAGGCGCGGGTGCCACCAAGGCCTCGCCGGACGTCGTGGTGATCGACGACAAGCAGCAGGAGGAACAGGCCAGCCACATGCCGATCACCGCCAGTGTCACGGTGAAACTCGGCGACAAGGCGCACCTGGTCGGCATGGGGCTGGACGGTCGACTGCATGGCCAACTGGTCGTCAGCGAGCGCCCCGGTCGCGCCACCACGGGCCAGGGCCAGATCGAAGTCGATGGCACCTACAAGGCCTACGGCCAGAACCTGCAGATCGAGCGCGGCCAGCTGCTGTTCGCCACCACACCGATCGACAATCCCGGCCTCAACATCCGCGCCGTCCGCAAGCTCAATCCCAACGCCACCATCGACGATGGACAGAAGGTGGGCCTGTATGTCGCCGGCACCGCACAGCGACCGACGCTCACGGTGTTCTCGCAGCCGGTGATGGAGCAATCCGACGCGCTTTCCTATCTCGTTACCGGCAAGCCGCTGTCGCAGGTAAAGGGCGGCGAAGGCAACATGGTGGGCGCCGCGGCCCAGGCGTTGGGCTCGGCCACGGGCAACCTGCTGGCCAAGAGCATCGGCTCGCGCCTCGGATTCGACGACGTAGGCGTCAGCAGCAGCGATGCGCTGAACGGCAGCTCCGCCTTCACCGTCGGCAAATACCTCTCGCCACGGCTTTACCTGAGCTACGGCGTCGGCCTGTTCGATCCCGGCCAGGTCATCACCCTGCGCTACCACTTCAGCCAGCACTGGAACTTCGAGGCGCAGAACGCCACCGAATTCAACCGGGCGAGCCTGAACTACCGTTACGAGCGGTAG
- a CDS encoding autotransporter assembly complex protein TamA gives MRRISRLTLLPLLLAPWLAHAGVQLSVDGVDDPLKLAVTSGVDISQYANRDVTEAQVKRLYNQALDQAKSALEPYGYYEATVQGQLEPVGTDWRVTLHVKPGPPVTVTAVNLKLDETAASIPAIRRAKRNVENLKGQTLNHGEYDSTRDALSGALTANGFLDARLVTHRVEVNRAERTAVIQLAWEAGPRYRFGEVHFEGSQFKPGFLQRYVPFKSGDYFAQDKLLQLQQALNGADYFSVVNVLPDVDDKNNGVVAVKVELVPAKRTIYTGGPFIGTDTGVGIRVGSERRWVNRSGHKWKNELVIAQKLKTLSTLYSVPMPGPNQRSFNYGATYRDSDTDTSHSKTLELVANETRQWHGWVRTIGIHALDGTFTVGQKNGEPDNAPGIEHGRSDLFYPEVSLSRKSGDNPIFVRSGWSLTLAARSTVGGLLSDAAFSQVTADAKWITSFWGRNRLILRGSAGMTWTNDFSDLPPQLRFFAGGDRSVRGYSYQSIGPKNSYGRVIGGKNLLVGSTEVEHYFTKNWGMAAFVDAGNAFDNTDYRPKIGAGLGVRWLSPVGMIRVDLGTPVSNPDEHGVELHVVIGPDL, from the coding sequence ATGCGCCGAATCAGCCGCCTGACGCTGCTGCCGCTCCTGCTGGCCCCGTGGCTGGCGCACGCGGGTGTCCAGCTCTCGGTGGATGGCGTGGACGATCCGCTGAAGCTCGCCGTCACCTCGGGCGTGGATATTTCGCAGTACGCCAATCGCGATGTGACCGAGGCGCAGGTGAAGCGCCTGTACAACCAGGCGCTCGATCAGGCGAAAAGCGCACTCGAGCCTTACGGCTACTACGAGGCGACGGTGCAGGGCCAGCTCGAGCCCGTCGGCACCGACTGGCGCGTGACGCTGCACGTGAAGCCGGGACCACCGGTCACCGTCACGGCGGTGAACCTCAAGCTCGACGAGACGGCCGCGTCCATCCCCGCCATTCGCCGCGCCAAGCGAAACGTCGAGAACCTGAAGGGACAGACGCTCAACCACGGTGAGTACGACTCCACGCGCGATGCACTGAGCGGCGCGCTGACCGCCAACGGCTTCCTCGATGCGCGCCTGGTCACGCATCGCGTCGAAGTGAATCGCGCCGAACGCACGGCCGTGATCCAGCTCGCCTGGGAAGCAGGCCCGCGCTATCGCTTCGGCGAGGTGCATTTCGAAGGCTCCCAGTTCAAGCCGGGGTTCCTGCAGCGCTACGTGCCCTTCAAGTCAGGCGATTACTTCGCCCAGGACAAGCTGCTGCAGCTGCAGCAGGCCTTGAATGGCGCGGACTACTTCTCCGTCGTCAACGTGCTGCCCGATGTCGACGACAAGAACAACGGCGTGGTCGCGGTGAAGGTGGAACTGGTGCCCGCCAAGCGCACGATCTACACCGGCGGCCCGTTCATCGGCACGGATACCGGCGTGGGCATACGCGTGGGCAGCGAACGCCGCTGGGTGAATCGCAGCGGCCACAAGTGGAAGAACGAGCTCGTCATCGCGCAGAAGCTCAAGACGCTTTCCACGCTGTATTCCGTGCCGATGCCCGGACCCAACCAGCGCAGCTTCAACTACGGCGCCACCTATCGCGATTCCGATACCGACACGTCGCATTCCAAGACACTGGAGCTCGTCGCCAACGAAACGCGCCAGTGGCATGGCTGGGTACGCACCATCGGCATTCATGCGCTGGACGGCACCTTCACCGTGGGCCAGAAGAATGGCGAGCCCGACAACGCGCCGGGTATCGAACACGGCCGCAGCGACCTGTTCTATCCCGAGGTGTCGCTGTCGCGCAAATCCGGAGACAACCCGATCTTCGTGCGCAGCGGCTGGTCGTTGACGTTGGCGGCACGCAGCACCGTAGGCGGCCTGCTGTCGGATGCGGCCTTCAGCCAGGTCACCGCCGACGCGAAGTGGATCACCTCGTTCTGGGGCCGCAATCGACTGATCCTGCGCGGTTCCGCCGGCATGACCTGGACCAACGATTTCAGCGACCTGCCGCCGCAGCTGCGCTTCTTCGCCGGTGGCGACCGCTCCGTGCGTGGTTACAGCTACCAGAGCATCGGCCCCAAGAATTCCTACGGTCGAGTGATCGGCGGCAAGAACCTGCTGGTGGGCAGCACCGAGGTCGAACACTACTTCACCAAGAATTGGGGCATGGCGGCCTTCGTCGACGCGGGCAACGCCTTCGACAACACCGACTACCGGCCGAAGATAGGCGCCGGCCTGGGCGTACGCTGGTTGTCACCGGTGGGTATGATCCGCGTAGACCTGGGCACACCGGTGAGCAATCCCGATGAGCATGGCGTGGAGCTGCATGTCGTGATCGGCCCGGATCTATGA